From Schizosaccharomyces pombe strain 972h- genome assembly, chromosome: II, the proteins below share one genomic window:
- the btb2 gene encoding BTB/POZ family ubiquitin-type ligase substrate adaptor Btb2, giving the protein MSMNSSTEISQEPSIMKPVSSISSFVFNAGFLQGTFSDTTLIIKGETYHLHALFLGRSPVLLQKLIENNPKGDVHYTIEVETEDPYVTKESCLFVLSTLYCDSPRIPAEVNVCSVLAVSDLLGLDTLAFEASSLIEKSIRPETMESVIRFLDPNFEGLERLKMGMYPRFTSGLFNKAIQVMYNTLVSNWNTEYARLLCNLPFEVIKDLLESDKLTVGASSMARYKLANEIVKMRASFRKQNHIEGKGDESVVLAFDEGSRGIQLVHIAPGAESRRKIWKATSVR; this is encoded by the exons ATGTCAATGAACAGCTCAACGGAAATTTCTCAAGAGCCCTCTATAATGAAACCGGTATCTTCA ATTTCAAGTTTCGTATTTAATGCAGGATTTTTACAGGGAACTTTCTCTGACACTACTCTCATTATAAAAGGTGAAACATATCATTTGCATGCCCTTTTTCTTGGCAGATCACCTGTTCTTCTACAAAAGcttattgaaaataatcCCAAAGGTGATGTACATTATACCATAGAAGTAGAGACAGAGGATCCCTATGTTACTAAGGAATCCTGTTTGTTTGTGCTTTCTACATTGTATTGCGATTCCCCAAGAATCCCTGCTGAGGTGAATGTTTGTTCTGTTTTAGCGGTTAGTGATCTTCTTGGGTTAGACACGTTGGCTTTCGAAGCATCCTCACTCATAGAAAAGTCGATTAGGCCAGAAACTATGGAATCTGTGATAAGATTTCTTGACCCTAACTTTGAAGGTCTTGAGCGTCTTAAGATGGGCATGTATCCAAGATTCACTTCTGGACTTTTCAACAAGGCTATTCAGGTAATGTATAATACTCTCGTAAGCAATTGGAATACTGAATACGCTCGTTTACTCTGTAATCTTCCTTTTGAAGTTATAAAGGATTTGCTTGAAAGTGACAAGTTAACAGTGGGCGCTAGCAGTATGGCCAGGTACAAACTTGCaaatgaaattgttaaGATGCGAGCTTCATTtcgaaaacaaaatcacATCGAAGGAAAAGGCGATGAAAGTGTTGTATTAGCTTTTGATGAAGGAAGTCGCGGTATTCAACTTGTTCACATAGCTCCAGGTGCTGAATCAAGACGAAAAATATGGAAGGCGACTTCTGTTAGATAA
- a CDS encoding uncharacterized protein (Schizosaccharomyces pombe specific protein, phosphate responsive): MLPHQNSSYTRQGTNDAQANDMRSPSQLPTSVNIEDPSKLCISSEKLNTPMHNRSRSGIKKHTSVKRSRSFKLFDTLFFGILRLRKQRIRSVKKVRSISSPVLISTTSALALATIEQQPVIGECS, translated from the coding sequence ATGCTTCCACATCAAAATTCCAGTTATACCCGTCAAGGCACTAATGATGCGCAGGCAAATGATATGCGCAGTCCATCGCAACTTCCTACTTCTGTCAACATTGAAGATCCCTCTAAGTTATGTATATCGagtgaaaaattaaataccCCTATGCATAATCGTTCCCGTTCTGGTATTAAGAAACATACTTCTGTCAAGCGTTCTCGCTCCTTCAAACTATTTGATACACTTTTCTTTGGTATTCTAAGGCTCCGTAAGCAACGGATAAGGTCGGTTAAAAAGGTACGATCAATTTCATCTCCTGTCTTAATCAGTACTACTTCTGCCTTGGCTTTGGCTACTATTGAACAACAGCCAGTAATTGGGGAATGTTCGTGA
- the mmb1 gene encoding mitochondrial microtubule binder Mmb1, producing the protein MLQRLEQLQMQTSNILKELHSTSIFTDSTTSQLHNGGENSVMDTEESSAIDKLSASLQQVNISSPSVPTSQSRVTQGQSLGNTQISNPTSKTNNVRAKARNIRNPSQRLRPSTSLARLSNNAPRIPKEASLHENSISSKESPSVTTSKHVATITKPSTSSIARMSSNARIAAIPRAKSSMAVRSPSRLGNGPNVRSPKVGFNAKSDDSPVVKSPGSNDKPSASPRISVRSLGNSSVVRPPTRTSTTRPLSRVNVTNASGSISKNSTSPSKVKVNASTKIVRPVSAAQTVRPGSRIFRENSASNTQRPNVSATSNSTVRVASSLAVRPVSRNAQARTPSRLEQREVNVKNSSAKIVRPGTSLGVRSPSRIQSTLSSRTTTGNVRTKAANIVRPSSSINRRPPSSINQRPPSNLRILAPSRSRATIHERPSSSILHRHAHSLTSSSFSTKTLATTKEIQNSPTLVESSTVVHHDPSYLQNQTSEINDTNHSSHSSPLDLNRMI; encoded by the coding sequence ATGCTTCAAAGACTGGAGCAACTACAAATGCAAACATCGAATATTCTCAAGGAACTGCATTCTACGTCGATTTTCACGGATTCTACCACCTCACAACTTCATAATGGAGGTGAGAACTCTGTAATGGATACTGAGGAATCCTCGGCTATTGATAAATTAAGTGCCTCTTTACAGCAAGTAAACATTTCTTCACCATCAGTTCCTACCTCTCAATCTCGGGTTACCCAAGGCCAGTCATTAGGAAATACCCAAATATCTAATCCTACTTCAAAGACTAATAATGTACGAGCCAAAGCTCGGAATATTCGTAATCCCTCTCAACGTCTTCGACCCTCGACTAGTTTGGCCAGGTTATCAAATAACGCACCTCGCATTCCCAAAGAGGCATCACTACATGAgaattcaatttcttccaaGGAATCTCCTTCTGTAACGACCTCTAAACATGTCGCTACTATTACAAAACCTTCAACGTCGTCTATCGCCCGAATGTCCTCAAATGCTAGAATTGCTGCTATTCCGAGAGCGAAATCTTCAATGGCAGTTCGTTCACCATCACGCCTTGGTAATGGCCCGAATGTGCGCTCACCAAAGGTCGGCTTCAATGCAAAGTCGGATGATAGCCCCGTCGTCAAATCTCCTGGCTCTAACGACAAGCCTTCAGCTTCTCCTCGAATTTCTGTTCGTTCTCTCGGAAATTCTTCTGTCGTTCGTCCACCCACAAGGACTTCCACCACCCGTCCATTATCTAGAGTTAACGTAACAAATGCTTCCGGAAGTATCTCAAAGAATTCTACTAGTCCTTCCAAAGTAAAAGTCAACGCATCGACCAAGATCGTGCGTCCTGTAAGTGCAGCTCAGACTGTCCGACCGGGATCCAGAATCTTCAGAGAAAACTCTGCGTCCAATACTCAAAGACCCAACGTCTCTGCCACTTCTAACTCAACTGTTCGGGTAGCTTCTTCATTAGCTGTACGACCTGTTTCACGTAACGCGCAGGCGCGTACTCCCTCAAGATTAGAACAGAGAGAAGTTAATGTGAAAAATTCATCAGCTAAAATCGTTCGTCCAGGTACTTCTTTAGGTGTTCGTTCACCTTCTCGCATTCAATCCACTCTCTCTTCGAGGACAACTACAGGCAATGTTCGTACTAAAGCGGCTAATATCGTTCGtccttcttcatcaatCAACCGTCGCCCTCCTTCGTCAATAAATCAACGCCCTCCTTCAAACTTGCGCATTTTGGCTCCATCTCGCTCGCGTGCAACAATTCATGAGAGACCAAGCAGTTCAATTTTACACAGGCATGCCCATTCACTAACTTCTTCATCCTTTTCCACTAAAACATTGGCTACAACCAAAGAAATTCAGAATTCGCCTACTTTGGTAGAGTCTTCGACAGTCGTTCATCATGATCCTTCTTATCTTCAAAACCAAACTTCCGAAATTAACGATACTAATCACTCTTCTCATTCGTCACCTTTGGACCTTAACAGAATGATATAA
- a CDS encoding zf-C3HC4 type zinc finger translates to MGNTIGKERQENDEELIQHLVQLVDGGFLDPQGVYSSAPAYKTNIVRKLMLERRLMPFYKGLDSYSKDWPADKVVEVVEKALGPHKSALLHCAIRQSRSLSVGNTRSLKRDSRGSSDHLLTRNRSNSTPGSISADYRTTAITTIYANAMECPICFLYYPSNFNYTRCCAQPICSECFVEIRRAEPHLPTVHANEPTPNEFDLISEPAKCPYCMTERFGVIYKPNPKLTPFSFNNNPDTLPSNIAPMGTLSKSSLPLHHIPWPPNQHIKFAHDDKNVVSTDFIHPDWQYKLERARRRALRRAANATLLNSHLLETGPANANANHNTDLSHDPTSHGGPRRTLSSRRQHYLANVEQLMLAEAIRQSLLDAQSNDSTNSLPSTEVSQPDSTNISNEQEIVQPQPTHTTNVALVEEINRPDSVESAITASSSIDTGNENETQEVNSDSLPQFVHQTMTQTNFQESSPSVAADETRVHNVDEYIEQQDLDELIHSPIASTNPFLADQFARSETVDLNAHICSPALSVSDDGVTATNKTQSSFPSVYEHQLKSNELERGH, encoded by the exons ATGGGAAATACAATTGGGAAAGAAAGGcaagaaaatgatgaagaattGATTCAGCATTTGGTTCAACTGGTTGATGGAGGCTTTCTTGACCCCCAAGGTGTCTATTCCTCCGCTCCGGCTTATAAAACCAACATTGTCAGAAAGCTAATG TTGGAACGTCGGCTTATGCCTTTCTATAAAGGATTGGACTCCTATAGCAAAGATTGGCCTGCTGACAAAGTCGTGGAAGTTGTCGAAAAAGCCCTTGGTCCTCATAAATCGGCACTCCTTCATTGCGCAATCCGTCAATCTCGCAGTCTTTCTGTTGGAAATACCAGATCCCTTAAGCGTGATTCTCGAGGCTCATCTGACCACCTCCTCACCCGGAATAGATCCAATTCTACTCCTGGTAGTATTTCCGCTGATTATCGCACTACAGCTATAACGACTATCTATGCTAATGCTATGGAATGTcccatttgttttttgtattaTCCTAGTAATTTTAACTATACTCGCTGTTGTGCTCAACCCATCTGTTCTGAATGCTTTGTTGAAATTCGACGAGCAGAACCACATTTACCTACTGTACATGCTAACGAGCCTACTCCTAACGAGTTTGATCTGATTTCGGAACCTGCTAAATGCCCATATTGCATGACTGAGCGGTTTGGAGTCATATACAAGCCAAACCCCAAGTTAACCcccttttcatttaataataacCCAGATACTCTACCTAGTAATATAGCTCCGATGGGTACTTTGTCGAAGTCTTCTCTGCCTCTACATCACATTCCGTGGCCTCCTAATCAACATATTAAATTCGCGCatgatgataaaaatgttGTCAGCACTGATTTCATTCATCCGGACTGGCAATACAAGTTAGAGAGGGCCCGCCGTCGTGCCTTGCGAAGAGCTGCTAATGCTACTTTACTTAATTCCCATTTGCTGGAAACAGGTCCGGCAAATGCAAATGCAAATCATAATACTGATCTATCTCATGATCCCACGTCTCATGGTGGTCCGAGACGTACTTTATCCAGTCGTCGTCAACATTATCTTGCTAATGTTGAGCAACTTATGCTTGCAGAAGCTATTAGACAGAGTTTGTTGGATGCCCAATCCAACGACTCAACTAATTCACTTCCTTCAACTGAAGTATCACAACCAGATTCAACCAATATATCAAATGAGCAAGAAATTGTTCAACCACAACCCACTCACACTACAAACGTTGCTTTAGTTGAGGAAATAAATCGTCCAGATTCTGTTGAATCTGCTATTACTGCATCATCATCTATTGATACCGGTAACGAAAACGAGACACAAGAAGTGAATAGTGATTCTCTACCGCAGTTTGTTCACCAAACCATGACACAAACCAATTTTCAAGAGTCTTCGCCATCTGTTGCTGCTGACGAGACTCGGGTTCATAATGTTGATGAATATATCGAGCAGCAAGACCTAGATGAGCTTATCCATAGCCCCATTGCCTCGACGAACCCTTTTTTAGCTGACCAGTTCGCTCGCTCTGAAACGGTCGATTTGAATGCGCACATTTGCTCTCCGGCTCTCAGTGTCAGTGATGATGGTGTTACGGCTACAAACAAAACGCAAAGCTCATTTCCTTCTGTTTATGAGCATCAGCTTAAAAGCAATGAACTCGAAAGAGGTCATTAA
- the mis3 gene encoding rRNA-processing protein Mis3: MTEVESSTENNVIVNKNKRYRRDKPWDTDDIDHWKIEPFTKDDSKESFLEESSFATLFPKYREKYLREVWPHVTRALDKFGITCVLDLVEGSMTVKTTRKTFDPYSILDARDLIKLLARSVPFPQAVKIMQDGVACDIIKIGNILRNKERFVKRRQRLIGTNGQTLKALELLTQCYILVQGTTVAVMGGYKGLKEVRRIVEDCMHNIHPIYHIKELMIKRELAKDPTLANESWDRFLPQFKKRNVARRKPAKIRETKEYTPFPPAQPPSKLDLEIESGEYFLKKEEKERKKRAEKKEQQKEKKKEKEKERMKAFIPPEESSKKRKRD; the protein is encoded by the coding sequence atgaCTGAAGTAGAAAGTTCTACTGAAAATAATGTTATtgtgaataaaaataagcGATATAGACGGGACAAGCCATGGGATACTGATGATATCGACCATTGGAAAATTGAACCCTTTACTAAAGATGATAGTAAAGAATCATTTTTAGAAGAATCAAGCTTCGCTACTTTGTTTCCAAAGTatagagaaaaatatttgcgTGAAGTTTGGCCACATGTCACTAGAGCATTGGATAAGTTTGGCATTACATGTGTTCTCGATTTGGTTGAAGGAAGTATGACTGTAAAAACTACAAGAAAAACATTTGATCCATATTCCATTTTAGATGCTAGGGATTTAATTAAGTTGCTTGCGAGAAGCGTTCCATTTCCTCAGGCAGTCAAGATTATGCAGGACGGCGTTGCATGTgacattattaaaataggAAATATTCTTCGCAATAAAGAACGGTTTGTCAAACGTCGCCAACGGTTAATCGGTACTAACGGTCAAACTTTGAAGGCATTGGAATTATTAACACAATGCTACATTTTGGTGCAAGGAACAACTGTCGCCGTTATGGGAGGATACAAAGGTTTAAAAGAAGTTCGTCGAATCGTCGAAGATTGTATGCATAATATTCATCCCATTTATCATATTAAAGAATTGATGATAAAGCGAGAGTTGGCGAAAGATCCAACTCTGGCTAACGAATCCTGGGATAGATTTTTACCTCAATTTAAGAAGCGTAATGTTGCTCGTCGTAAACCTGCGAAAATCAGGGAGACTAAAGAGTACACTCCCTTTCCTCCTGCTCAACCTCCTAGTAAACTTGACCTTGAGATTGAAAGTGGTGAATATTTCTTGAAGAAGGAggaaaaggaaaggaaaaaacgtgcggaaaaaaaggaacaacagaaagaaaagaagaaagagaaagagaaagaaagaatgaAGGCTTTTATTCCTCCTGAAGAGTCCTCTAAAAAGCGTAAAAGGGATTAG
- the mtg1 gene encoding GTPase Mtg1 produces the protein MAFVARQTFEYQMPSTWYPGHMNKTLKRLKNLTSSNDIFVEVRDARIPLTSRNYVMEDFLNKKNRIIVYNKCDLADTFHTKAKVSKHRIQNLAQQFQNVECWFKETSTPEKSAFITPYVSKAPYFAKELLRLIRTLVDQASANGRVYVYFVGMPNTGKSSILNSLRNVALRKSKSAIVGNYPGVTKRISEIVRLFNDMDVYMLDTPGIMTPSITKPEDMLKLSLVGCVKEGIVHPVTVVDYLLFHLNRIDPSLYSKWSLPTNDVDEFLQNTAYKARKLTKGGFDENFVSNYVIQQYRIGRLGRFQLDTIDKNELLIRLHNEQNKKNAK, from the exons ATGGCCTTTGTAGCAAGACAAACATTTGAATATCAGATGCCTTCAACTTGGTATCCTGGTCATATGAATAAGACTCTTAAgagattaaaaaacttaacaTCTTCAAATGATATATTTGTTGAAGTGAGAGACGCGAGAATTCCTTTAACATCAAGAAATTACGTTATGGAAGACtttcttaataaaaagaacaGGATAATTGTCTACAACAAATGTGATTTAGCTGACACATTTCATACCAAGGCAAAAGTATCAAAACACCGAATTCAGAATCTTGCAcaacaatttcaaaatgttgAATGTTGGTTCAAAGAAACTTCAACGCCAGAAAAATCTGCTTTTATCACTCCTTACGTTTCCAAAGCCCCCTATTTTGCTAAGGAACTCCTAAGACTAATTCGGACGTTGGTTGATCAAGCGTCCGCTAACGGGAGAGTCTATGTCTATTTTGTAGGTATGCCTAATACTGGCAAAAGTAGCATATTAAACTCTTTAAGAAATGTAGCTTTACGGAAATCGAAATCTGCTATAGTTGGGAATTATCCTGGTGTTACAAAGCGAATAAGCGAAATTGTCCGATTGTTTAATGATATGGATGTTTATATGTTGGATACTCCAG GAATTATGACACCTTCTATAACTAAGCCGGAAGATATGTTAAAGCTATCTTTAGTAGGATGTGTCAAAGAAGGAATTGTGCATCCTGTGACAGTTGTTGACTACttgctttttcatttaaatagaATTGACCCTAGTCTTTATTCCAAGTGGTCATTACCGACAAATGATGTGgatgaatttttacaaaacacTGCCTACAAAGCTCGTAAACTAACTAAGGGTGGCTTCGACGAGAATTTTGTTTCTAACTATGTAATTCAACAATATCGCATTGGGAGACTTGGTCGTTTCCAGTTGGATActattgataaaaatgaattgcTAATACGTTTACATAATGAGCAAAATAAGAAGAACGCCAAATAA
- the mam1 gene encoding M-factor transmembrane transporter Mam1 produces the protein MHIHSDLSLPQFEHASIDPPSYSPQKSSFEEKKHNFSITNKSLETLRSQESPCSTTFPVSDRKDALLNIPTVVDDEFQHTEELAGVSSWSDFFYLFHFSDIPLIFGTLIFTCLSAALEPLMTWTTGKVFDALSQYATSQITLGKMISLINFNSLLITIFGLASCVFSFGVRFLWQYLSAIAGKRARSLCFHVLSSKSSTFYSLTESKSGLVNSVDRCIQFYEKSISLPMFHIAENLAISLSCLIISFRYSWSLTLVVLASYPIIILVVGFINSFLSSAYEKDRKSSEKAASILEKSISAIQTVIFHSMQDTEYRYFADACSTSSKSFLRFSFLDAFQGGVSQFFLYSVFFQGLWFGNHLATTKRVNVGQVVTVFGSCLSVASSLQQILPAIPDLIKGKFSSHFIKTLCESHDPIEAAKRSAAKIKSISFERGFRFDNVSFAYPSRDENLFSLINVSVFIPFGELVHIIGPSGSGKSTFISLLLRYFSPTYGNIYLDDFPLEEIDEHVLGSTITLVCQQPVIFDMTIRENIIMRNENASESDFEEVCRLALVDEFALTFDQSYDTPCKEASLSGGQQQRIALARALLRDTEILILDEPTSALDPITKNLVMDAIRAHRKGKTTLVITHDMSQINNDELVLVIDKGHLIQRCARKELVLFEDFENNVSIDEKVLKEEADNPFILPNEESLLEKYWINYNESFSQLSRESLFTSLESPFTDIESPTIVSRRKIVEQRKLRMEKESFQETNVDQTFHLFDDKEHACSLTLIFKSIWKVKKLRWFFLLGLLTSLIQGASVPIFAYVISKCLNLFMQIDPSIGVAFWSSMVLVVAAGSGASYFFSHYIFSISAKIWCDHYRLLAVKVLFTQDQAWFDQIENYPLVLSKILVNNISDMRNMISSLIEEVFIAFTMAIIGIAWSFATGWRLAAVLVAVSPILCLTSRMFSYIYVSTERMCQDVVISTTSILHKTIVNLDTIKGYSVLSFFRENHKNSLRKSWEAFKRRAFWTSLGFAINNSLLYFVRALLFYCSSIFISKEFYTVEQMVQVLSLATFTLLMASTCIMSLPNVSASRIATSRVLKLSSLKPGNLHKSGYLKFPLVGKIEFDGVSFAYPDSERNHLALNNVSLSIEAREKVAIVGISGSGKSTLVELLRKTYPSEDIYIDGYPLTNIDTNWLLKKVAIVDQKPHLLGSTILESLLYGVDRDINSVMDALDKTYMTEVIQNLPNGLDTPLLEFSKNFSGGQIQRLAFARALLRNPRLLILDECTSALDSKSSLLLEKTIQNLSCTVLIITHQPSLMKLADRIIVMDSGIVKESGSFDELMNRHTHFWKLIHRGEWIE, from the coding sequence atgcaCATTCATTCAGATTTATCACTCCCTCAGTTTGAACACGCATCCATTGACCCTCCTTCCTATTCACCACAAAAATCTTcgtttgaagaaaagaaacacAACTTTAGTATCACCAATAAATCTTTAGAAACACTTCGAAGTCAAGAATCTCCTTGTTCGACTACATTTCCTGTTTCAGATCGTAAAGATGCATTGTTGAATATTCCTACTGTTGTTGATGATGAATTTCAACATACCGAGGAGCTTGCAGGCGTCTCTTCGTGgtctgattttttttatttatttcatttttctgatattcctttaatttttggCACTCTCATCTTTACTTGTCTTTCTGCTGCCTTAGAGCCTTTGATGACTTGGACGACCGGCAAGGTGTTTGACGCTCTCTCACAGTATGCAACCTCGCAAATTACACTGGGCAAAATGATCTCTCTTATTAACTTTAATTCTCTATTAATCACGATATTTGGTCTTGCTTCTTGCGTATTTAGTTTTGGTGTTCGCTTTCTATGGCAATATTTGAGTGCTATTGCTGGAAAGAGAGCTCGATCATTATGTTTTCACGTTTTATCAAGCAAATCCTCAACTTTCTACTCTTTAACGGAAAGCAAAAGTGGGCTAGTCAATTCAGTCGATCGATGCATACAATTTTACGAAAAGTCAATTAGTCTTCCCATGTTTCATATTGCGGAAAACCTAGCTATTTCTTTATCTTGTCTTATCATTTCTTTTCGCTATAGCTGGTCTCTTACATTGGTTGTTTTAGCATCCTATCCTATCATTATTCTAGTAGTTGGATTcatcaattcttttttatcctCAGCTTATGAAAAAGACAGGAAGTCTTCAGAAAAGGCTGCTTCCATCTTAGAAAAATCTATATCTGCGATCCAAACAGTTATCTTTCACTCTATGCAGGACACTGAGTATAGATACTTTGCAGATGCCTGCAGTACTAGTAGtaaatcttttttgagATTCTCTTTCTTAGATGCATTTCAAGGAGGAGTTtcacaattttttctttactctGTCTTTTTTCAAGGTCTTTGGTTTGGCAATCATTTGGCCACAACGAAAAGGGTAAATGTGGGGCAAGTCGTTACTGTTTTTGGCTCTTGTTTATCAGTGGCTTCCTCATTACAGCAAATTTTACCAGCTATACCAGATTTGattaaaggaaaatttagctctcattttattaaaacattATGTGAAAGCCATGATCCTATAGAGGCTGCGAAGCGTTCAGCGgctaaaataaaaagcataTCGTTTGAACGAGGTTTTCGCTTTGATAATGTCTCCTTTGCATATCCTTCTCGAGATGAGAACTTGTTTAGTTTAATTAACGTGTCTGTGTTCATACCTTTTGGAGAGTTGGTACATATTATTGGTCCAAGTGGCTCTGGTAAGAGTACCTTTATCAGTCTTTTGTTGCGTTACTTTTCTCCAACTTACggaaatatatatttggATGACTTTCCTTTGGAAGAAATAGATGAACATGTCCTTGGCTCTACTATTACACTGGTGTGTCAGCAACCTGTCATTTTTGACATGACTATACGTGAGAACATTATTATGAGGAATGAAAATGCTAGCGAGTcagattttgaagaagtttGCAGATTGGCACTTGTTGACGAATTTGCTCTTACATTTGATCAAAGCTATGATACACCTTGTAAGGAAGCTTCGCTTAGTGGAGGTCAACAGCAAAGAATCGCATTAGCTAGAGCTTTGCTTCGTGACACGGAGATTTTAATACTTGATGAGCCAACTAGCGCTCTTGATCCAATCACTAAAAATCTCGTCATGGATGCTATTCGAGCTCATCGCAAGGGAAAAACTACATTAGTAATTACTCACGATATGTCTCAAATTAACAACGATGAATTGGTTTTGGTGATAGATAAGGGTCATTTAATACAGAGATGCGCTAGGAAGGAATTGGTGTTGTTTGaggattttgaaaacaatgTATCAATCGATGAAAAGGTTTTGAAGGAAGAAGCTGATAATCCGTTTATTTTACCAAATGAGGAATCACTGCTTGAAAAGTATTGGATTAATTACAATGAAAGTTTTTCGCAGTTATCCAGAGAGTCATTATTCACCAGTTTAGAATCTCCATTCACCGATATAGAATCTCCTACAATTGTGTCgcgaagaaaaattgttgagCAAAGGAAGTTGCGTATGGAAAAAGAATCCTTTCAAGAAACGAATGTAGACCAAACTTTCCATTTATTTGATGACAAAGAGCATGCATGTTCGTTAACATTAATCTTTAAGAGTATTTGGAAAGTCAAAAAGCTAAGGtggttttttcttcttggTTTGCTCACGTCTTTGATACAAGGTGCTAGTGTTCCTATATTTGCTTACGTTATTTCAAAGTGcttaaatttgtttatgcAAATTGATCCATCGATTGGAGTAGCATTTTGGTCTTCAATGGTTTTGGTCGTTGCTGCTGGATCGGGGGCttcctatttttttagtcattatattttttcaatatctGCTAAAATTTGGTGTGATCACTACCGGTTATTAGCTGTTAAAGTACTTTTCACTCAGGATCAAGCTTGGTTCGATCAAATCGAAAATTATCCACTCGTGTTATCTAAAATACTTGTTAACAATATCAGTGATATGCGAAACATGATTAGTTCTCTCATTGAGGAGGTTTTTATTGCATTTACTATGGCGATTATTGGAATAGCATGGTCTTTCGCAACTGGCTGGAGATTGGCTGCTGTACTGGTTGCAGTAAGCCCAATTTTATGTCTGACTTCCAGAATGttttcatatatatatgtcAGCACTGAGCGGATGTGTCAAGATGTTGTAATATCGACTACCTCTATCCTTCATAAAACGATCGTCAATTTGGATACAATTAAAGGATATTCGGTGCTATCTTTTTTTCGagaaaatcataaaaattCTTTGCGCAAAAGCTGGGAAGCTTTCAAAAGGCGAGCCTTTTGGACTAGTCTTGGGTTTGCTATTAACAACTCTCTTTTGTATTTTGTCAGAGctcttctcttttattgTTCTTCCATATTTATATCCAAAGAATTTTATACTGTTGAACAAATGGTCCAGGTGCTGTCTTTGGCTACTTTTACATTGTTGATGGCTTCTACTTGCATCATGTCTTTGCCCAATGTATCAGCTAGCCGAATCGCGACTAGTAGAGTTCTGAAACTCAGTTCATTGAAGCCAGGAAATCTTCATAAAAGTGGATATCTAAAATTTCCTCTTGTAGGAAAAATAGAATTCGATGGAGTATCGTTTGCATACCCAGACTCCGAGCGTAACCACTTAGCGCTGAATAATGTATCATTGTCTATTGAAGCTAGAGAAAAGGTTGCAATTGTTGGAATTTCTGGATCTGGAAAATCTACTTTGGTAGAACTATTGAGAAAGACTTACCCTTCAGAGGATATTTACATTGATGGGTATCCGCTAACTAACATCGATACTAATTGGTTGCTTAAAAAGGTTGCCATTGTAGATCAAAAACCTCATCTTCTAGGTTCTACAATTTTGGAGAGTTTGCTATATGGTGTTGACAGAGATATTAATTCTGTTATGGATGCACTTGACAAAACTTACATGACTGAGGTAATACAAAACCTTCCTAACGG